A DNA window from Arachis duranensis cultivar V14167 chromosome 3, aradu.V14167.gnm2.J7QH, whole genome shotgun sequence contains the following coding sequences:
- the LOC110278707 gene encoding putative ribonuclease H protein At1g65750, whose amino-acid sequence MEMLACFISHRVSQGLWNPVAVSTNGPRLSHLMFADDLLLFCKASKAQVIEVMHCLDLFSRASGLKFLWKGQVTGKGLLLVRWEVAITPKRAGGFGIRDTTCANMALLGKLAWDCLNNSDKLWVQVLKHKYLRNQFGMNENSRNSLSATWKNIVSAYEHLKEGLHWNIGDVHKSVWYDEWTPFGKLCNLVPYVHISESDFIVADLWKGVSWEVDSLTTPIPHEIKQFFCDKFKFTMWLGLHDALPTETFQFKRHLASSDMCKRCNKAQETMEHCLRDCERSKAIWHMLDPSILDSTAGTALEE is encoded by the exons ATGGAAATGCTTGCCTGCTTTATCTCTCATAGAGTTTCCCAAGGTTTGTGGAACCCGGTAGCGGTTTCTACGAACGGACCACGACTCTCTCATTTGATGTTTGCAGATGATCTTTTGCTTTTCTGTAAGGCATCGAAAGCTCAAGTAATAGAGGTTATGCATTGCCTGGACTTGTTTTCTAGAGCGTCAGGTTTGAAG TTCTTGTGGAAAGGCCAAGTGACCGGCAAAGGGCTGCTTCTGGTCAGGTGGGAGGTCGCCATAACTCCTAAAAGGGCGGGAGGATTCGGTATTAGGGATACTACCTGTGCTAACATGGCACTTCTGGGAAAGTTGGCATGGGATTGTCTAAATAATAGTGACAAGTTGTGGGTGCAGGTTCTGAAGCATAAATATCTCAGGAATCAATTTGGTATGAACGAAAACAGTAGAAATTCTTTATCGGCTACCTGGAAGAACATTGTTAGTGCCTATGAGCATCTCAAGGAAGGGCTTCATTGGAATATTGGGGATGTCCACAAATCAGTTTGGTATGATGAGTGGACTCCTTTTGGTAAGCTTTGCAACCTTGTTCCTTATGTACATATTTCTGAATCAGATTTCATAGTGGCTGACTTGTGGAAAGGGGTGTCTTGGGAGGTTGATAGTCTTACCACGCCTATTCCGCATGAGATTAAGCAGTTTTTTTGTG ATAAGTTCAAATTTACTATGTGGCTTGGCTTACATGATGCTCTACCAACTGAGACCTTTCAATTCAAGCGGCATTTAGCTTCTTCAGATATGTGTAAGAGATGTAACAAGGCGCAGGAGACTATGGAGCATTGCCTTAGAGACTGTGAACGATCAAAGGCAATTTGGCATATGTTGGATCCTAGTATCCTGGACTCGACAGCTGGTACTGCTCTTGAAGAGTGA